The Kineosporia sp. NBRC 101731 genome has a window encoding:
- a CDS encoding DUF222 domain-containing protein — protein MGVLLSAWPDVDLAAMSALELLQAVENCSCSNGSETFLLGSVAAAERIKRYLDASQAEWLTRAADLAARSMTSSGSYDAVDGIELTGSEIALSLGLGRGAAMNRVGDSIQVCEDLPAILALVRAGSLDWRTAVAVNTQMRNALQPGTPAWQAVQDSLAARLAGKTYQQATDAVRRAIQKADPEAARRRREAKKKERCVHAYPLTDGMGGLDAVLQ, from the coding sequence GTGGGTGTTCTGCTGTCGGCTTGGCCGGATGTCGATCTGGCGGCCATGTCTGCTCTTGAGCTGCTTCAGGCTGTTGAAAATTGTTCCTGTTCGAACGGTTCGGAGACGTTTCTTCTGGGTTCCGTGGCTGCCGCCGAGAGAATCAAGCGCTACCTCGACGCCTCGCAGGCTGAATGGCTCACCCGTGCAGCAGATCTTGCTGCTCGGAGCATGACCTCGAGCGGTTCCTACGACGCGGTCGATGGGATTGAGCTGACCGGCAGTGAGATTGCCTTGTCGCTGGGGCTGGGTCGTGGGGCAGCGATGAACCGGGTGGGTGACTCGATCCAGGTCTGTGAAGATCTGCCGGCGATCCTGGCGCTGGTGCGGGCGGGGAGCCTGGACTGGCGCACGGCGGTCGCGGTGAACACCCAGATGCGTAACGCTTTACAGCCCGGGACACCGGCGTGGCAGGCCGTGCAGGACTCTCTGGCGGCGCGTCTGGCGGGCAAGACCTATCAGCAGGCCACGGATGCCGTGCGGCGCGCGATTCAGAAGGCCGATCCGGAGGCGGCCCGTCGGCGGCGGGAGGCGAAGAAGAAAGAACGCTGCGTGCATGCCTACCCGTTGACCGATGGGATGGGAGGGCTGGACGCCGTGCTGCAG
- a CDS encoding AAA family ATPase, with product MRLHRLEITAFGPFAERQSIDFDELSDAGLFLLHGPTGAGKTSVLDAICFALYGRVPGSRGAGSRYRSDHADPAVKSEVVCEFTVSGRRLEITRSPEWQRPKKRGTGFTREQARVVVRERAGDDWVGLTHRMDEAGDLIGQLIGLGPDQFTKLVLLPQGEFAAFLRATAEERRPLLQKLFGTDRFAAVEGWLGERRREAAGSVGAAREETARLFARASEASLGPSVPPGPAPDLGDTEAVARRVRAWARQAQTELRSAHAAVGRAETAHEKARLASDAITERVRLRDRRRELGAERDLLTAHAQDQEERRARLQAAGHAPVLLPLLAELDAASAEVETAEFRVESAATGVRKTGEAAVLEAVPATRLAQLRAELGALSTLLSAELELGRLDREFTARHDQVNRAEQERAVAERAGLALAGQVEQLLAARNDSEVLASSAGDRQRDLERAKRVAEAVLTAQHLAQEQNALEDTLRAVIDVHQAAVSAQQELQARRLAGMAAELAAGLGRHDACPVCGSREHPRPAQDHGGLVTDQEQERAAEREAQTAARREKARQRVESGRQEMAALTAMTDGADAGSAMDDLAAAQARLTEANRAQARVTQLNDQLAGLQASLEAARSRIETATEAASAGREDLAALDSRRDDLRARLDEARGEDAGLQARHSRLVDAVDALTEYEDASRALIAALSRLKRARAAADDASAAAGFPDREAAAAAALTESEREELAALITDHDTRLAQVTALLDELTRAEQAAAGPPPKPRPAKRPRRKKATQDQPMLGLWEETGLVLDLPDTAPPEIGSPQADTTADRTEDDEIGRGRADGIGKVDVTGKTGDAGQTGSAGQTVGMGRAGDTGQASGVGQSGGAGLAGSAGLAGGAGLAGGAGLAGGAGTADGAGRVGETGRVRPTGKARETEDDTPEEVGTVPGTGRAGVPHWVEAADLDTLADELTEAFAVARAAHQAAQERHTLATRAARALSGLADELELHATETAPLRSSFATLDAVSRCVEGTGGDNQMRMRLSAYVLAARLEQVAQAASSRLAAMSGGRYELVHTDGPSKGGARSGLGLAVVDGWTGQQRDPGTLSGGETFCTSLALALGLADVVQAEAGGATIETLLVDEGFGSLDQDTLDEVMDVLDGLRSGGRAVGLVSHVADLRDRIPAQLEVVKTRTGSYLRVGVTASAV from the coding sequence ATGCGTCTGCACCGGCTGGAGATCACCGCGTTCGGGCCTTTCGCGGAGCGTCAGAGCATCGACTTCGACGAGCTCAGCGACGCCGGGCTGTTCCTGCTGCACGGCCCCACCGGGGCGGGCAAGACCAGCGTGCTCGACGCCATCTGCTTCGCCCTCTACGGCCGGGTGCCGGGCAGTCGCGGCGCCGGGTCCCGCTACCGCAGCGACCACGCCGACCCGGCCGTGAAGTCCGAGGTGGTGTGCGAGTTCACGGTCTCGGGGCGGCGTCTGGAGATCACCCGCTCCCCCGAGTGGCAGCGCCCGAAGAAGCGCGGCACCGGATTCACCCGTGAGCAGGCGCGGGTGGTGGTGCGCGAGCGGGCCGGTGACGACTGGGTCGGCCTCACCCATCGCATGGACGAGGCCGGCGACCTGATCGGGCAGCTCATCGGGCTGGGGCCCGACCAGTTCACCAAGCTGGTGCTGCTGCCCCAGGGCGAGTTCGCGGCGTTCCTGCGGGCCACCGCCGAGGAACGCCGCCCGCTGCTCCAGAAGCTCTTCGGCACCGACCGTTTCGCCGCCGTCGAGGGCTGGCTGGGCGAACGGCGGCGTGAGGCTGCGGGGTCGGTGGGCGCGGCCCGCGAGGAGACGGCGCGCCTCTTCGCCCGGGCGTCCGAGGCCAGCCTCGGGCCGTCCGTTCCCCCGGGTCCCGCGCCCGATCTCGGTGACACCGAGGCCGTCGCCCGGCGGGTACGCGCCTGGGCCCGGCAGGCCCAGACCGAGCTGCGCAGTGCCCACGCGGCCGTGGGACGGGCCGAGACCGCGCACGAGAAGGCCCGTCTCGCGAGCGACGCGATCACCGAGCGGGTGCGCCTGCGCGACCGCCGGCGCGAACTGGGCGCCGAACGCGATCTCCTGACCGCGCACGCCCAGGATCAGGAAGAGCGCCGGGCCCGGCTGCAGGCCGCGGGGCACGCCCCGGTGCTGCTGCCGTTGCTGGCCGAACTCGACGCGGCGTCGGCGGAGGTCGAGACCGCCGAATTCCGCGTCGAGTCGGCCGCGACCGGGGTGCGCAAGACCGGTGAGGCCGCCGTGCTCGAGGCGGTCCCGGCCACCCGGCTGGCGCAACTGCGGGCCGAGCTGGGGGCCCTCTCCACGTTGCTCTCCGCCGAGCTCGAGCTGGGGCGCCTCGACCGCGAGTTCACCGCGCGACACGATCAGGTGAACCGGGCCGAGCAGGAGCGGGCCGTCGCCGAGCGGGCCGGCCTCGCGCTGGCCGGGCAGGTCGAGCAGCTGCTGGCGGCCCGTAACGACAGTGAGGTACTGGCTTCCTCCGCCGGTGACCGGCAGCGCGACCTGGAACGCGCCAAGCGGGTGGCCGAGGCCGTGCTCACCGCGCAGCACCTGGCGCAGGAGCAGAACGCGCTGGAAGACACGCTGCGCGCGGTGATCGACGTGCACCAGGCAGCGGTCTCGGCCCAGCAGGAGCTCCAGGCCCGGCGCCTGGCCGGGATGGCCGCCGAGCTGGCGGCGGGTCTGGGCCGCCACGACGCGTGCCCGGTCTGCGGGTCGCGGGAACATCCCCGCCCGGCCCAGGATCACGGCGGCCTGGTCACCGACCAGGAGCAGGAACGCGCCGCCGAGCGGGAGGCCCAGACCGCCGCCCGCCGGGAGAAGGCACGCCAGCGGGTGGAGTCGGGGCGTCAGGAGATGGCCGCGCTGACCGCCATGACCGACGGCGCCGACGCCGGGTCCGCGATGGACGACCTGGCCGCCGCCCAGGCCCGCCTCACCGAGGCGAACCGGGCCCAGGCCCGGGTGACCCAGCTGAACGACCAGCTGGCCGGGCTGCAGGCGTCGCTGGAGGCCGCCCGCTCCCGGATCGAGACGGCCACCGAGGCCGCCTCCGCCGGCCGGGAAGACCTGGCCGCGCTCGACAGCCGCCGTGACGACCTGCGTGCCCGCCTCGACGAGGCCCGGGGCGAAGACGCCGGGTTGCAGGCCCGGCACAGCCGCCTGGTCGACGCGGTCGACGCCCTGACCGAGTACGAAGACGCCTCCCGGGCCCTGATCGCGGCTCTCTCCCGCCTCAAACGCGCCCGGGCTGCGGCCGATGATGCCTCTGCCGCAGCGGGTTTCCCTGACCGCGAGGCCGCCGCGGCAGCCGCTCTGACCGAGTCGGAGCGCGAGGAACTGGCCGCGCTCATCACCGACCACGACACCCGGCTGGCCCAGGTCACCGCGCTGCTCGACGAGCTGACCCGGGCGGAACAGGCCGCCGCCGGTCCTCCCCCGAAACCACGGCCGGCGAAGAGGCCGCGCCGGAAGAAGGCCACCCAGGACCAGCCCATGCTGGGTCTCTGGGAAGAGACCGGTCTCGTCCTGGACCTCCCGGACACGGCGCCGCCGGAGATCGGGTCACCCCAGGCCGACACAACTGCCGACAGAACTGAGGACGACGAGATCGGGCGGGGTCGGGCCGACGGCATCGGAAAGGTCGACGTTACTGGAAAGACTGGCGATGCTGGACAGACCGGTAGCGCTGGACAGACTGTCGGGATGGGAAGGGCTGGCGACACTGGACAGGCCAGTGGTGTCGGACAATCTGGCGGTGCTGGACTGGCCGGCAGTGCTGGACTGGCCGGCGGTGCTGGACTGGCCGGCGGTGCTGGACTGGCCGGCGGTGCTGGAACGGCCGACGGGGCTGGACGGGTCGGCGAGACCGGACGGGTCCGCCCGACCGGGAAGGCTCGTGAAACTGAGGACGACACGCCGGAGGAGGTGGGGACCGTCCCGGGAACCGGGCGGGCGGGCGTCCCCCATTGGGTGGAGGCCGCCGATCTCGACACCCTGGCCGACGAGCTGACCGAAGCCTTCGCGGTCGCGCGGGCGGCACATCAGGCGGCGCAGGAGCGGCACACGCTGGCCACCCGGGCAGCCCGGGCCCTCAGCGGCCTGGCCGACGAGCTGGAGCTGCACGCCACCGAGACCGCTCCACTGCGAAGCTCTTTCGCCACGCTGGATGCTGTGTCCCGCTGTGTCGAGGGCACCGGCGGAGACAATCAGATGCGCATGCGACTGAGCGCGTACGTACTGGCCGCGCGCCTGGAACAGGTTGCCCAGGCGGCCAGTTCACGGCTGGCGGCGATGTCTGGCGGACGCTACGAACTCGTGCACACCGACGGCCCGTCGAAGGGCGGCGCCCGCTCCGGCCTGGGGCTGGCCGTGGTCGACGGCTGGACCGGTCAGCAGCGCGACCCGGGCACCCTGTCCGGCGGTGAGACGTTCTGCACCTCCCTGGCCCTGGCTCTCGGCCTGGCCGACGTGGTGCAGGCCGAAGCGGGCGGTGCGACCATCGAGACCCTTCTGGTGGACGAGGGTTTCGGCAGTCTCGACCAGGACACCCTGGACGAGGTGATGGACGTGCTCGACGGCCTGCGCAGCGGCGGGCGGGCAGTCGGCCTGGTCAGCCACGTAGCCGACCTGCGCGACCGGATCCCGGCCCAGCTCGAGGTGGTCAAGACCCGGACAGGGTCGTACCTGCGGGTCGGAGTAACAGCTTCTGCCGTATGA